The following are encoded in a window of Qipengyuania soli genomic DNA:
- a CDS encoding LysE family translocator, whose protein sequence is MLDPDKIIAFMLVTAATSIVPGQSMLFVMGQAIWREARAGWAALLGMQLGYVVWWVMAGLGLGTLARAYPLAFRMLALAGIAYLAWMGLKAVRHSFHVDEEHAPIPEASSRNAFRDGIVVAASNPKSLVYMVALIPPFVNAAKPIWGQILSLAVIALAIDLMVGALYIFAGRSLAGAIERPATRRWIDRSMGIAFLLIAALILLDLLSTPV, encoded by the coding sequence ATGCTCGATCCGGACAAGATCATCGCCTTCATGCTCGTGACCGCCGCGACCAGCATAGTGCCGGGGCAGTCGATGCTGTTCGTGATGGGCCAGGCGATCTGGCGCGAAGCGAGGGCGGGCTGGGCCGCACTGCTCGGGATGCAACTGGGCTATGTCGTCTGGTGGGTCATGGCAGGGCTGGGACTGGGCACGCTGGCCAGGGCCTATCCCCTCGCATTCCGGATGTTGGCGCTGGCCGGTATCGCCTACCTTGCCTGGATGGGCCTGAAGGCGGTGCGCCATTCCTTTCATGTCGACGAGGAGCACGCGCCAATCCCCGAGGCTTCGTCGCGCAACGCCTTCCGCGACGGGATCGTGGTCGCCGCGAGCAATCCCAAGTCGCTCGTCTACATGGTCGCGCTGATCCCGCCCTTCGTGAACGCCGCCAAGCCGATTTGGGGCCAGATCCTCTCGCTCGCGGTGATCGCACTGGCGATCGATCTCATGGTGGGAGCACTCTACATCTTCGCCGGGCGCAGCCTCGCCGGAGCGATCGAGCGACCGGCGACGCGGCGCTGGATCGATCGGAGCATGGGGATCGCATTTCTGCTCATCGCGGCGCTCATATTGCTGGACCTCCTCTCCACACCCGTGTGA
- a CDS encoding alpha/beta hydrolase family protein, which yields MRRSILLLATAAVFATPVGAGAQSDIPAAIYTDPAPDAEHPPRMETLHIPSGGVEINAIAYVASGPGPHPTLLICHGWPGNEKNLDLAQAVRRAGWNAVAFNYRGSWGSPGSFRFAQNPEDAAAVLAYLRDPENAAKLGVDTSRIAIIGHSMGGWVSAMTAGQDSGLIGMGLISAANMGWVGRLERGDLAKRSAGNAETLADTSPEMMADELIANQAAFDFLQYAPQLAGKSHLILSSDDDLAFMTDALVESIRKAGGEKVTAIHEATDHSWSGKRIALQAHVLRWLATLEGAAD from the coding sequence ATGCGCCGATCCATCCTGCTGCTGGCTACCGCCGCGGTATTTGCAACTCCGGTCGGTGCAGGAGCGCAGTCTGACATCCCCGCAGCGATCTACACCGATCCCGCACCCGACGCAGAGCACCCCCCGCGGATGGAAACGCTGCACATTCCCAGTGGGGGCGTCGAGATCAACGCCATCGCTTATGTCGCCAGCGGCCCCGGTCCGCACCCAACGCTGCTCATCTGCCATGGCTGGCCGGGAAACGAGAAGAACCTCGACCTCGCACAGGCCGTTCGGCGCGCAGGATGGAACGCTGTCGCCTTCAACTATCGCGGGTCGTGGGGCAGCCCCGGCTCCTTCCGCTTCGCCCAGAACCCCGAGGACGCAGCGGCGGTGCTCGCTTACCTGCGCGATCCGGAAAATGCCGCCAAGCTCGGTGTCGATACCAGCCGGATAGCAATCATCGGCCACTCGATGGGTGGCTGGGTCTCGGCCATGACGGCCGGACAGGATAGCGGCCTCATCGGCATGGGCCTGATCTCGGCGGCAAACATGGGCTGGGTAGGGAGGCTCGAGCGTGGGGACCTTGCCAAAAGGTCCGCCGGCAACGCCGAAACGCTGGCCGACACGTCACCCGAGATGATGGCGGACGAACTCATCGCCAACCAGGCGGCCTTCGACTTCCTCCAGTACGCACCGCAACTGGCGGGCAAGTCGCACCTCATCCTCAGTTCGGACGACGACCTGGCCTTCATGACCGACGCGCTGGTCGAGTCGATCCGCAAGGCCGGGGGAGAGAAGGTGACGGCGATCCACGAGGCGACCGACCACAGTTGGTCGGGCAAGCGCATAGCGCTCCAGGCCCATGTCCTGCGATGGCTGGCAACGCTCGAAGGCGCAGCCGACTAG
- the phoB gene encoding phosphate regulon transcriptional regulator PhoB has translation MNAPKLLLVEDDPALSELLEYRFNNEGYNVRTTADGDEALLMAAEDSPDLVILDWMIEGTSGIEVCRRLRRDKETAHVPIIMLTAREAEDDRIRGLETGADDYLTKPFSPRELLARVSAVMRRIRPALAGETIEVGDISLDPVAHKVRRRGNTLQLGPTEYRLLKFFMESPGRVFSRNQLLDGVWGTESDIELRTVDVHIRRLRKAIEIDGAKDPIRTVRSAGYSLEAG, from the coding sequence TTGAACGCGCCCAAGCTTTTGCTGGTCGAAGACGATCCGGCTCTCTCAGAACTGCTCGAATACCGTTTCAACAACGAAGGCTACAACGTCCGCACCACTGCGGACGGCGATGAAGCCTTGCTCATGGCGGCCGAAGACTCGCCGGACCTCGTCATTCTCGACTGGATGATCGAGGGCACGAGCGGGATCGAGGTTTGCCGTCGCCTGCGCCGCGACAAGGAAACGGCCCACGTTCCGATCATCATGCTGACTGCGCGCGAAGCCGAGGACGACCGCATCCGCGGCCTCGAAACCGGTGCGGACGACTATCTCACCAAGCCGTTTTCCCCGCGCGAGCTCCTGGCGCGCGTTTCGGCCGTCATGCGGCGTATCCGTCCCGCACTTGCCGGCGAGACAATCGAGGTAGGCGACATCTCGCTCGATCCTGTCGCGCACAAGGTAAGGCGCCGTGGCAACACCCTCCAGCTGGGGCCTACCGAATACCGCCTGCTCAAGTTCTTCATGGAAAGTCCGGGCCGCGTGTTCAGCCGCAACCAGTTGCTCGATGGCGTCTGGGGTACCGAAAGCGATATCGAGCTGCGCACGGTCGACGTCCATATCCGTCGCCTGCGCAAGGCGATCGAGATCGACGGTGCCAAGGACCCGATCCGCACCGTTCGCAGCGCGGGCTACTCGCTCGAAGCCGGCTGA
- the phoU gene encoding phosphate signaling complex protein PhoU: MQEHTVKAFDEDITRLRGLIAEMGGLAEAAIQEAMDALIQGDDELAKKVVKGDKKIDALESEVDKLAVRIIALRAPMADDLREVIAALKIAGVVERIGDYSKNIAKASKEIGPNRKKFEPLTLLPAMAEVAGEMVHDVLTAYAARDAELAREVIATDEKVDAFYNSIFRNLVSHMVENPSTISSAAQLLFVARNLERIGDHATNVAEMVHFAATGNYPPDGDA; the protein is encoded by the coding sequence ATGCAGGAACATACCGTCAAGGCATTCGACGAGGATATCACCCGGCTGCGCGGCCTGATCGCGGAGATGGGCGGTCTGGCCGAGGCTGCAATCCAGGAAGCGATGGACGCCCTGATCCAGGGCGACGACGAGCTCGCGAAGAAGGTCGTCAAGGGCGACAAGAAGATCGACGCGCTGGAGAGCGAGGTCGACAAGCTGGCCGTCCGTATCATCGCCCTTCGCGCCCCGATGGCCGACGACCTGCGCGAAGTCATCGCCGCGCTCAAGATCGCGGGCGTTGTCGAGCGTATCGGCGACTATTCGAAGAACATCGCCAAGGCGAGCAAGGAAATCGGCCCGAACCGCAAGAAGTTCGAGCCGCTGACCCTGCTTCCCGCGATGGCCGAAGTGGCCGGCGAGATGGTCCACGACGTGCTGACCGCCTATGCCGCCCGCGATGCCGAACTGGCGCGCGAAGTCATTGCGACCGACGAGAAGGTCGATGCCTTCTACAATTCGATCTTCCGCAACCTCGTCAGCCACATGGTCGAAAATCCGTCGACGATCTCGAGCGCGGCCCAGCTGCTGTTCGTCGCCCGCAACCTCGAGCGCATTGGCGACCATGCGACCAATGTTGCCGAAATGGTGCACTTCGCGGCGACCGGGAATTATCCGCCCGACGGGGACGCCTGA
- the pstB gene encoding phosphate ABC transporter ATP-binding protein PstB — translation MSARDVSVFYGDKKAIDEVSIDIPTQYVTAFIGPSGCGKSTFLRTLNRMNDTIPSARVEGEITLDGEDIYRSKMDVVQLRARVGMVFQKPNPFPKSIYENIAYGPKIHGLAEGKEELDAIVEKSLQRAGLWNEVKDRLQDSGTALSGGQQQRLCIARAIAVDPEVILMDEPCSALDPIATAKIEELIAELAGSYAIVIVTHSMQQAARVSQRTAFFHLGKMVEYGRTSDIFTNPLEQRTQDYITGRYG, via the coding sequence ATGAGCGCGCGCGACGTCTCCGTATTCTACGGGGACAAGAAGGCCATCGACGAGGTGTCCATCGACATCCCGACGCAGTACGTCACGGCCTTCATCGGCCCCTCGGGCTGCGGCAAGTCGACCTTCCTGCGCACGCTCAATCGCATGAACGACACCATCCCCTCGGCCCGGGTCGAAGGCGAGATCACGCTCGATGGCGAGGATATCTACCGTTCGAAGATGGACGTCGTGCAGTTGCGCGCGCGCGTCGGCATGGTGTTCCAGAAGCCGAATCCCTTCCCCAAGTCGATCTACGAGAACATCGCCTACGGCCCGAAAATCCATGGCCTGGCAGAAGGCAAGGAAGAGCTCGACGCCATCGTAGAAAAGTCGCTCCAGCGTGCCGGCCTGTGGAACGAGGTCAAGGACCGCCTGCAGGACAGCGGCACCGCGCTTTCGGGCGGCCAGCAGCAGCGTCTGTGCATCGCCCGCGCGATCGCCGTCGACCCCGAGGTCATCCTGATGGACGAACCGTGCTCGGCCCTCGACCCCATCGCGACCGCGAAGATCGAGGAACTGATCGCTGAACTCGCTGGCAGCTACGCCATCGTCATCGTTACCCACTCGATGCAGCAGGCTGCCCGCGTCAGCCAGCGCACTGCCTTCTTCCATCTCGGAAAGATGGTAGAATACGGTCGCACATCGGACATCTTCACCAACCCGCTCGAACAGCGGACGCAGGACTACATTACAGGGCGTTACGGCTGA
- the pstA gene encoding phosphate ABC transporter permease PstA, protein MSERVAPTRTAEFEARLQKRYAAEKRFKAVGLGAILFSITVLLFLLVTMTLNGIGGFQRVEMDVPINFAEAGIAADPTAMAQPDAVNTLQAQGLAEVVAFFASKELGDEAAAEIGPDAWRDVADAIIEDPSILREEVTFSLPTSAKLASAYSGDGSPEMRKLATKLTAEGKLEKNFDVGFLSRSDATNPQQVGIWGALKGSMLTMAITLMLAFPIGVLAALYLEEYAPKNRWTDLIEVSINNLAAVPSIIFGLLGLAVFLWIFPSYRSAPLIGGMTLALMTMPVIVISGRNAIKAVPPSIRDGALAIGASPVQVVFHHVLPLALPGILTGTIIGMARALGETAPLLMIGMRAFVATPPDGFTSPATVLPVQIFLWSDEIDRGFVERTSAAIIVLLLFLLVMNGLAIYLRNKFEKKW, encoded by the coding sequence ATGAGTGAGCGCGTCGCCCCCACCCGCACCGCCGAATTCGAGGCGCGACTGCAGAAGCGCTACGCTGCGGAAAAACGCTTCAAGGCCGTCGGCCTCGGCGCGATCCTGTTTTCGATTACGGTGTTGCTGTTCCTGCTCGTCACGATGACCCTGAACGGCATCGGCGGCTTCCAGCGGGTCGAAATGGATGTGCCGATCAATTTCGCCGAAGCCGGCATTGCCGCCGACCCCACGGCGATGGCCCAGCCCGATGCGGTCAACACCCTGCAGGCACAGGGCCTCGCCGAAGTGGTCGCGTTCTTCGCGAGCAAGGAACTCGGCGATGAAGCCGCTGCGGAAATCGGGCCTGATGCGTGGCGCGACGTCGCTGATGCCATAATCGAAGATCCCTCCATCCTGCGCGAGGAAGTGACATTTTCGCTGCCGACGTCCGCAAAGCTGGCCTCCGCCTATTCCGGAGATGGTTCGCCCGAGATGCGCAAGCTTGCAACCAAGCTGACCGCAGAAGGCAAGCTAGAGAAAAACTTCGACGTCGGCTTCCTGTCACGCTCGGACGCCACCAATCCGCAGCAGGTGGGGATCTGGGGTGCACTCAAGGGCTCGATGCTGACCATGGCGATCACGCTGATGCTCGCCTTCCCGATCGGCGTCCTTGCGGCACTTTACCTCGAGGAATACGCGCCCAAGAACCGCTGGACCGACCTGATCGAGGTTTCGATCAACAACCTTGCCGCGGTCCCCTCCATCATCTTCGGCCTCCTTGGCCTCGCGGTCTTCCTGTGGATTTTCCCGAGCTATCGCTCAGCACCGCTCATCGGCGGCATGACGCTGGCACTGATGACCATGCCGGTAATCGTGATTTCCGGCCGCAACGCGATCAAGGCAGTTCCGCCCAGCATCCGCGATGGCGCACTCGCTATCGGTGCATCGCCGGTGCAGGTCGTGTTCCACCACGTCCTGCCGCTCGCACTGCCCGGCATCCTTACCGGAACCATCATCGGCATGGCCCGCGCGCTCGGCGAAACCGCGCCGCTGCTGATGATCGGCATGCGCGCCTTCGTGGCGACGCCGCCTGACGGATTTACCTCCCCCGCGACCGTGCTCCCGGTCCAGATCTTCCTCTGGTCGGACGAAATCGACCGCGGTTTCGTGGAACGCACCAGCGCGGCGATTATCGTGCTATTGCTGTTCCTGCTCGTCATGAACGGGCTCGCAATCTACCTGCGCAACAAGTTCGAGAAAAAGTGGTGA
- the pstC gene encoding phosphate ABC transporter permease subunit PstC, producing MSPTILLLLALGLGLAGWLAARARAWTFKRQSTDGRIASLPSYHAWYVALWVVLPVLAFAATWSALAPGLVTQSVLADPAAAQLPAFGFQRQAILNEARNVATGAAPAVFNQQAAALVEPFRDALTFYNWTGIAATLVIAFLAGTWAFLRLKPDFAARTKVERIVMVILLGASLVAILTTIGILASLVFETVRFFGMVSPIDFLFGTHWGPDPMANASAVDGSRYGAIPLFWGTLFIGAIIAMIVAIPLGLMSAIYLTQYAAPGLRKWIKPALEILAGVPTVVYGYFAALTIAPAIRDLALALGVSNPSSESALAAGLVMGVMIIPFVSSMADDSIAAVPQAMRDGSLAMGATTSETIRRVLVPAALPGIVAGIMLAISRAIGETMIVVMAASTAANLTANPLEAMTTVTVQIVAMLTGEGSFDHPATLSAFALGFVLFMVTLGLNFVALRVVKRFREAYE from the coding sequence ATGTCGCCAACCATCTTGCTACTCCTGGCCCTTGGCCTCGGGCTTGCCGGATGGTTGGCGGCCCGCGCGCGTGCCTGGACCTTCAAACGCCAGAGCACTGACGGCCGCATTGCGAGCCTGCCAAGCTATCACGCCTGGTATGTCGCGTTGTGGGTCGTCCTTCCGGTCCTCGCCTTTGCCGCCACCTGGTCGGCACTGGCGCCGGGACTGGTGACGCAGTCGGTCCTGGCCGATCCGGCCGCCGCCCAGCTTCCAGCCTTCGGCTTCCAGCGCCAGGCGATCCTCAACGAGGCGCGCAACGTCGCGACCGGAGCTGCCCCCGCTGTATTCAACCAGCAGGCTGCCGCGCTGGTCGAACCTTTCCGCGATGCCCTGACGTTCTACAACTGGACCGGCATTGCCGCGACGCTGGTCATCGCGTTTCTTGCCGGGACTTGGGCCTTCCTTCGCCTGAAGCCCGACTTTGCCGCCCGCACCAAGGTCGAACGGATCGTGATGGTGATCCTCCTCGGCGCGTCGCTGGTAGCGATCCTGACGACCATCGGCATCCTTGCCAGCCTCGTCTTCGAGACGGTGCGATTCTTCGGCATGGTCTCGCCGATCGACTTCCTCTTCGGTACGCACTGGGGCCCCGACCCGATGGCCAATGCCTCCGCGGTCGACGGCAGCCGCTACGGTGCCATTCCGCTGTTCTGGGGAACGCTGTTCATCGGCGCGATCATCGCCATGATCGTGGCCATTCCGCTCGGACTGATGAGCGCGATCTACCTTACGCAATATGCCGCGCCGGGACTGCGCAAATGGATCAAGCCCGCGCTCGAGATCCTCGCCGGCGTGCCGACCGTGGTCTACGGCTATTTCGCCGCCCTCACCATTGCACCCGCCATCCGCGATCTCGCTTTGGCGCTGGGCGTTTCCAACCCCTCGAGCGAAAGCGCGCTGGCAGCAGGCCTCGTCATGGGCGTGATGATCATCCCCTTCGTGTCCTCGATGGCAGACGATTCCATCGCCGCCGTCCCGCAGGCCATGCGCGACGGCAGCCTGGCGATGGGCGCGACGACCAGCGAGACCATCCGCCGCGTGCTGGTTCCCGCAGCCCTCCCCGGCATCGTCGCGGGCATCATGCTCGCCATCAGCCGCGCCATTGGCGAGACCATGATCGTGGTCATGGCTGCCTCCACCGCCGCCAATTTGACCGCCAACCCGCTCGAGGCGATGACCACGGTCACGGTCCAGATCGTCGCCATGCTGACCGGTGAAGGCAGTTTCGATCACCCCGCAACGCTGAGCGCCTTCGCGCTCGGCTTCGTCCTGTTCATGGTCACCCTCGGCCTGAATTTCGTCGCCCTGCGCGTCGTGAAGAGGTTCCGCGAAGCATATGAGTGA
- a CDS encoding substrate-binding domain-containing protein, with protein sequence MTKFKTIAFLAVSTVALAACGSNGGDSATRDSIRAAGSSTVYPFAKAVAEAFSRDNPNFKAPIIESIGSGAGIEAFCKGEGFETPDIANASRRMKASEFETCKTNGVTDIVEIQVGLDGIALASSKGGITMNLTPKIVYEALAAKPYGKDQTAKTWKDVDPSLPATPILVYGPPSTSGTRDALKELILEAGCKTDEATKALKETNEDEFKKICTEVRADGAYVDQGEQDNLIVQKIEGNKNAVGIFGYSYLEENADKVQGLTMNGVEPTYDNIASFEYPGARPLFMYVKKNHLDAVPGLKEYLAAWTKMWAKDGPLAKHGLVASPDDVMATSTKAATEYTLLDGSQLK encoded by the coding sequence ATGACCAAGTTCAAGACCATCGCTTTCCTGGCTGTTTCGACCGTCGCTCTTGCCGCTTGCGGCAGCAATGGTGGTGATTCGGCTACCCGCGACTCGATCCGCGCTGCCGGTTCGTCGACCGTCTATCCGTTCGCCAAGGCCGTCGCCGAGGCATTCAGCCGCGACAACCCCAACTTCAAGGCTCCGATCATCGAATCGATCGGTTCGGGCGCCGGCATCGAAGCATTCTGCAAGGGCGAAGGCTTCGAAACTCCCGACATCGCGAACGCATCGCGTCGCATGAAGGCAAGCGAGTTCGAAACCTGCAAGACCAACGGCGTCACCGACATCGTTGAAATCCAGGTCGGCCTCGACGGCATCGCGCTGGCTTCGTCGAAGGGCGGGATCACCATGAACCTGACTCCGAAGATCGTTTACGAAGCGCTGGCCGCCAAGCCTTACGGCAAGGACCAGACCGCCAAGACCTGGAAGGACGTCGATCCTTCGCTCCCGGCGACCCCGATCCTCGTCTATGGCCCGCCGTCGACTTCGGGTACCCGTGACGCGCTCAAGGAACTGATCCTCGAAGCCGGTTGCAAGACCGACGAGGCGACCAAGGCGCTCAAGGAAACGAACGAGGACGAATTCAAGAAGATCTGCACCGAAGTCCGTGCGGACGGCGCCTATGTCGACCAGGGCGAGCAGGACAACCTGATCGTGCAGAAGATCGAAGGCAACAAGAACGCCGTCGGCATCTTCGGCTATTCCTACCTCGAAGAGAACGCCGACAAGGTCCAGGGCCTGACCATGAACGGTGTCGAGCCGACCTACGACAACATCGCAAGCTTCGAATATCCGGGCGCCCGCCCGCTGTTCATGTACGTGAAGAAGAACCACCTCGACGCCGTTCCGGGCCTCAAGGAATACCTCGCCGCATGGACGAAGATGTGGGCAAAGGATGGCCCGCTTGCAAAGCATGGGCTTGTCGCGTCGCCGGATGACGTTATGGCGACCAGCACAAAGGCCGCTACCGAGTACACCCTGCTCGACGGCTCGCAGCTGAAGTAA
- a CDS encoding OprO/OprP family phosphate-selective porin — MTRIFRLSVAAAALSCTMATPVLAQDVTVTADELAAMRAQLQAMNARIDQLEGELAAAKAANDAQDATIAAQAETVAAIPVAKEPDSKIAWKGAPVIEGKGGWSFKPRGRLMYDAGFTNAPDSTGRSDGFGNEVRRARLGVEGDIPGGFGYKFELDFAHNEVEAADAYLSYTDGPIEVIVGHQNNFQSLEELTSSLNTTFIERAAFTDAFAFERRIGASVTYKGGDFMAQGGVFTDNFADTETNNRGADARLVYMPKMGKTQLHFGGSVHYNDIAEDGATVRYRQRPLVHFTSERFINTGNIPADSEFGLGLEAAMISGPFHAAAEGYWQKVNLAGAGANPTFFGGYAEVGYYLTKGDTRGYKSGKFDRSKPANPFNKGGMGSLQLNLRYDFLDLNDAGIVGGTQDGLLASLIWKPTDYTLFGVNYGILQYDDAVYALADGDRSYNVDAFGVRAQIDF, encoded by the coding sequence ATGACCCGCATATTCCGCCTTTCGGTGGCTGCCGCCGCGCTCAGCTGCACCATGGCCACCCCGGTACTTGCGCAAGACGTCACCGTCACCGCCGACGAACTGGCCGCAATGCGCGCCCAGCTCCAGGCAATGAACGCCCGTATCGACCAGCTCGAAGGCGAACTGGCCGCGGCCAAGGCTGCCAATGACGCACAGGACGCCACGATTGCGGCGCAGGCCGAGACGGTTGCCGCCATTCCCGTCGCCAAGGAACCCGACAGCAAGATCGCCTGGAAGGGCGCACCTGTCATCGAAGGCAAGGGTGGCTGGAGCTTCAAGCCGCGCGGTCGCCTGATGTATGACGCCGGCTTCACCAACGCACCTGATTCGACCGGCCGCAGCGATGGCTTCGGCAATGAAGTGCGCCGCGCGCGCCTTGGCGTCGAAGGCGACATCCCGGGCGGCTTCGGCTACAAGTTCGAACTCGACTTCGCGCACAATGAAGTCGAGGCGGCCGATGCCTACCTTTCCTATACCGATGGTCCGATCGAAGTCATCGTCGGCCACCAGAACAACTTCCAGTCGCTGGAAGAGCTGACCAGCAGCCTGAACACGACCTTCATCGAGCGCGCGGCCTTTACCGACGCATTCGCCTTCGAACGTCGCATCGGTGCATCGGTCACCTACAAGGGCGGCGACTTCATGGCGCAGGGCGGTGTCTTCACCGACAATTTCGCCGACACCGAGACTAACAATCGCGGTGCCGACGCGCGCCTCGTCTACATGCCGAAGATGGGCAAGACCCAGCTCCACTTCGGTGGTTCGGTGCATTACAACGACATCGCCGAAGATGGCGCCACCGTGCGTTACCGCCAGCGTCCGCTAGTCCACTTCACCTCCGAGCGCTTCATCAACACCGGCAATATCCCTGCCGACAGCGAATTCGGCCTCGGCCTGGAAGCTGCCATGATCTCCGGACCGTTCCACGCGGCGGCCGAAGGTTACTGGCAGAAGGTCAACCTCGCCGGCGCCGGTGCCAACCCGACCTTCTTCGGCGGTTATGCAGAAGTCGGCTACTACCTCACCAAGGGTGACACCCGCGGTTACAAGAGCGGCAAGTTCGACCGCTCGAAGCCGGCCAACCCGTTCAACAAGGGCGGCATGGGATCGCTGCAGCTCAACCTGCGCTATGACTTCCTCGACCTCAATGACGCCGGCATCGTCGGCGGCACCCAGGACGGCCTGCTCGCATCGCTGATCTGGAAGCCGACCGACTACACCCTGTTCGGTGTCAACTACGGCATCCTGCAGTATGACGATGCGGTTTACGCTCTCGCCGACGGCGATCGCTCGTACAATGTCGATGCCTTCGGCGTCCGCGCACAGATCGATTTCTGA
- a CDS encoding sensor histidine kinase → MAILLVWVGSLWLVGAEPPPTSDTSNNGSLTRDSMRDLFEHSETPVIITERDRVVIANHAARALLGAHIIGQDVRMALRQPEAVRLIERGSDGTAIVRNLARRHDIWRVNRKTMNDGLAVIEFVSKTAEADISRAHTDFVANASHELRTPLASIIGYVETLQEDVEHLQPAVAERFLGTIHRESKRLQDLVSDLMSLSRIEAEKHDLPEARIELAGLVERAARDGAGSERADRLEFTSEGSFWVRGDEQQLEQLVRNLVDNALKYGDADKPVSVAVEQRSENRVRIVVTDRGDGIPAEHVPHLTRRFYRTDPGRSRASGGTGLGLAIVKHIVERHRGRLDIESTPGEGTRVTVSLPLESEQQVD, encoded by the coding sequence TTGGCCATTCTGCTCGTTTGGGTCGGCTCGCTATGGCTCGTCGGTGCCGAGCCTCCGCCGACCAGCGACACCAGCAACAACGGCTCGCTCACCCGCGATTCGATGCGCGACCTGTTCGAGCATTCGGAAACCCCCGTCATCATCACCGAACGCGACCGGGTGGTCATTGCCAACCATGCGGCACGCGCGCTGCTTGGGGCGCACATCATCGGGCAGGACGTGCGCATGGCACTGCGCCAGCCCGAGGCGGTGCGACTGATCGAACGCGGCTCCGACGGAACCGCGATCGTCCGCAATCTTGCGCGTCGGCATGATATCTGGCGCGTCAATCGCAAGACGATGAACGATGGCCTCGCCGTGATCGAGTTTGTCAGCAAGACCGCCGAAGCGGACATCTCGCGCGCCCATACCGACTTCGTCGCCAATGCCAGCCATGAACTGCGCACGCCGCTGGCGTCGATCATCGGTTATGTCGAAACGCTGCAGGAAGACGTCGAACACCTGCAACCGGCGGTCGCGGAACGGTTCCTAGGGACCATCCATCGTGAATCGAAACGGCTTCAGGACCTTGTCAGCGACCTCATGTCGCTATCTCGGATCGAGGCCGAAAAGCACGATTTGCCCGAGGCGCGAATCGAACTGGCAGGCCTGGTGGAACGTGCTGCGCGCGACGGCGCCGGAAGCGAGCGTGCTGACCGGCTGGAGTTCACGTCCGAGGGCAGCTTCTGGGTCCGCGGCGACGAACAGCAGCTCGAACAGCTCGTCCGCAACCTTGTCGACAATGCCCTGAAGTACGGCGATGCCGACAAGCCAGTATCCGTGGCTGTCGAGCAGCGGAGCGAGAATCGGGTGAGAATCGTCGTTACGGACCGCGGCGACGGTATTCCCGCCGAGCATGTCCCTCACCTCACACGACGTTTCTATCGCACCGACCCCGGCCGTAGCCGTGCATCGGGTGGCACGGGGCTCGGCCTCGCGATCGTGAAGCATATCGTCGAACGTCATCGCGGACGGCTCGATATCGAAAGCACACCGGGTGAAGGGACGCGGGTGACAGTCAGCCTGCCTCTCGAGAGCGAACAACAGGTCGACTAA